The Quercus robur chromosome 7, dhQueRobu3.1, whole genome shotgun sequence genome has a segment encoding these proteins:
- the LOC126691039 gene encoding probable LRR receptor-like serine/threonine-protein kinase At3g47570 has translation MMYSWLCYDWVLLIFFQGILLMCMSTCLKSATIPAFANETDRMALLDFKNRINKDPLQIMSSWNDSTHFCNWLGVTCSPSSKRVMVLDLEAKKLSGSIPPSIGNLTYLTGINLENNSIYGEIPQEVGRLQHLLHLNLSGNSFGGKIPNNLSYCTQLRLVYLLLGMNNLTGSIPAWIGNISSLRALSLIQNNFQGSIPSELSRLTGLTFFQLALNNLTDTIPPLIFNISSIQFFSVTKNRLHGSLPPDVGLTLPKLKIFLGYGNDFTGPIPVSLSNASQLQFLDLGQNGLTGTVPQNLGSLQGLVRLNLNRNRLGSGKDGDLNFLSFLINCTHLEDLALSFNYFGGVLPSSITNLSTQLTHLTMAGNMIRGGIPMGIGNLVNLEILALCYNNLGGTLPNVLGKLQKLQALYLNDNKFFGSIPSSLGNLTALIMLYMENNNFEERIPPSLGNCQHLLSLNISNNNLTGTIPKQVIGLSSLSIYLDMSQNFLVGALPFEVGNLIHLSELYLSNNRLSGKIPTTLDTCHSLERLYLEGNSFQGTIPQSLKKLRGLEEIDLSRNNFSGNIPKFLGKLMSLKHLNISYNDLEGEVPSEGIFENASQISIFGNNKLCGGVQELHLPTCTRKNLHSSRKLLALKIVFPVTSMVIFVLVLLYFYPTCFNVNNSRERALTTSSFEDRKLRVSYAELLKSTNGFSKKNLTGSGSFGSVYKGILSGNGAIVAVKVLNLQQKGASKSFINECNVLRSIRHRNLLKIISACSSTDYEGNDFKSLIFEFMCNGSLEQWLHSKNDEQHQSKRLRFIQRLNIAVDVAYALEYLHHHCQTPIVHCDLKPSNILLDEDMVAHVGDFGLVNFLFEASNNPSKSQTLSLGLKGSIGYIPPEYGMGGQVSTLGDIYSYGILLLEMFIGKRPTDEMFKDGMSIHQFTAMALPEHIMDYVDSSMFFEEDEEDVDDDIEEKQIIEDLNVNVSSRIKDCLISVFQIGLLCSKTSPNERISTNVVVNEMNAIRDKFLKHKKQNGRRMSKQ, from the exons ATGATGTACTCTTGGCTGTGTTACGATTGGGTTTTGCTAATATTCTTTCAGGGAATTCTTCTAATGTGCATGAGCACATGTTTGAAATCTGCTACAATTCCCGCTTTTGCAAACGAGACTGATCGCATGGCATTACTTGATTTCAAGAATCGGATCAATAAAGACCCACTTCAAATCATGAGCTCTTGGAATGACTCCACACATTTCTGCAACTGGTTAGGTGTTACATGTAGCCCCTCCAGTAAACGAGTCATGGTTTTGGACCTAGAAGCTAAGAAATTGTCTGGCTCCATACCACCCTCCATAGGAAATCTTACTTACCTCACAGGAATCAACCTAGAAAACAACAGCATCTATGGTGAAATTCCTCAAGAAGTGGGACGTCTACAACACCTGCTACATCTCAATTTGAGTGGGAATTCCTTTGGTGGTAAAATTCCGAATAATCTAAGCTACTGTACACAACTTAGA TTGGTGTATCTATTACTTGGTATGAACAACCTTACAGGAAGTATCCCAGCTTGGATAGGAAACATTTCTTCTTTGCGTGCTCTTAGTCTTattcaaaacaattttcaagGAAGCATACCTAGTGAACTTAGTCGTCTAACAGGCTTGACATTTTTTCAGCTTGCTTTGAATAATCTGACCGATACCATCCCTCCTCTGATCTTTAATATTTCATCCATACAATTTTTCTCTGTTACAAAGAATCGACTACATGGAAGCCTTCCACCAGATGTTGGTCTTACTCttccaaaattgaaaatctttCTTGGCTATGGCAACGATTTCACGGGACCTATTCCTGTGTCATTGTCAAATGCTTCTCAACTTCAATTTCTTGACTTAGGTCAAAATGGTCTAACGGGGACAGTGCCTCAAAATCTAGGAAGCTTGCAAGGCTTGGTCAGACTTAATCTTAATAGGAATAGACTTGGAAGTGGGAAAGATGGTGACTTGAATTTTCTCAGTTTCTTAATTAATTGTACTCATTTGGAGGATTTGGCTCtcagttttaattattttggagGAGTATTGCCCAGCTCCATAACCAATCTTTCCACCCAACTAACACATCTTACTATGGCTGGGAATATGATCCGTGGTGGCATCCCTATGGGAATCGGGAACCTTGTTAACTTAGAAATACTAGCACTGTGTTATAACAATTTGGGAGGTACTCTCCCAAATGTTCTTGGGAAGCTACAAAAGTTACAGGCATTATATTTGAATGATAACAAATTTTTTGGGTCAATCCCTTCCTCCCTGGGTAACTTAACTGCATTGATAATGCTCTATATGGAGAACAACAACTTTGAGGAAAGAATACCCCCAAGCCTAGGAAACTGCCAACATTTGCTTTCACTAAACATTTCTAATAACAATCTCACTGGCACCATTCCAAAACAAGTTATTGGTCTATCTTCCCTCTCAATTTATTTGGACATGTCTCAAAATTTTTTGGTAGGTGCACTGCCATTTGAAGTGGGAAACTTAATACATCTCTCTGAATTATATCTCTCAAATAATAGATTATCAGGCAAAATTCCCACCACCCTTGATACTTGTCATAGTTTGGAGCGCTTGTATTTAGAGGGTAATTCATTCCAAGGAACAATACCTCAATCTTTGAAGAAGTTAAGAGGCTTAGAAGAAATAGATCTTTCACGGAATAACTTCTCCGGGAATATTCCTAAATTTCTTGGAAAGCTTATGTCACTTAAGCATCTTAATATTTCTTATAACGATTTGGAGGGCGAAGTTCCAAGTGAGGGGATTTTTGAAAATGCAAGCCAGATTTCAATCTTTGGAAATAATAAGCTATGTGGTGGTGTCCAAGAATTACATTTACCTACATGCACTAGGAAAAATCTTCATTCATCTAGAAAGCTTCTTGCACTCAAAATAGTATTTCCTGTTACTAGTATGGTCATATTTGTACTTGTTCTGTTATATTTTTACCCTACATGTTTTAATGTGAACAATTCAAGAGAGAGAGCATTAACTACATCTTCCTTTGAAGATAGGAAGTTGCGTGTCTCATATGCAGAACTACTAAAATCAACAAAcggattttcaaaaaaaaatttgactggTTCGGGTAGCTTTGGCTCGGTATACAAAGGAATTCTTTCTGGAAATGGAGCAATTGTTGCTGTTAAAGTGTTGAATCTTCAACAAAAAGGTGCATCCAAGAGTTTTATTAACGAATGCAATGTTTTGAGAAGTATACGTCATCGTAATCTCCTCAAGATTATCTCTGCTTGCTCAAGCACTGATTATGAAGGGAATGACTTTAAAAGTCTAATTTTTGAGTTTATGTGCAATGGAAGTCTAGAACAATGGCTGCATTCTAAAAATGATGAGCAACATCAGAGCAAGAGATTGAGATTTATTCAAAGACTGAACATTGCCGTTGATGTTGCCTATGCATTAGAGTATCTTCATCACCATTGCCAAACCCCAATTGTTCATTGTGATCTAAAACCAAGTAATATACTCCTTGATGAAGATATGGTAGCCCATGTTGGTGATTTCGGATTGGTGAATTTCCTCTTTGAAGCCTCAAACAATCCCTCCAAATCTCAAACCTTGTCACTTGGGCTCAAAGGTTCCATTGGATACATTCCTCCAG AGTATGGGATGGGTGGTCAAGTTTCAACGCTAGGAGACATTTACAGCTATGGGATACTCTTGCTAGAGATGTTCATTGGAAAAAGACCAACTGATGAAATGTTCAAAGATGGTATGAGCATTCACCAATTCACTGCAATGGCTCTGCCCGAACATATCATGGATTATGTTGATTCATCAATGTTCTTTGAGGAggatgaagaagatgttgatGATGACatagaagaaaaacaaataattgaaGATCTCAATGTCAATGTCAGTAGCAGAATAAAAGATTGCTTGATATCAGTGTTCCAAATTGGATTATTGTGTTCTAAAACATCACCGAATGAGCGGATTTCTACAAATGTTGTCGTCAATGAAATGAATGCAATTAGAGACAAATTTCTTAAACATAAGAAGCAAAACGGAAGAAGAATGAGCAAG CAATGA